A single Fusobacterium hominis DNA region contains:
- the rph gene encoding ribonuclease PH, translated as MQVKEMIIEEDMRSLKLREDARNTNELRQIKVTKDFNIYAEGSVLMEFGNTKVICTASVSEKVPPFLKNQGKGWLTAEYSMLPRATGERNTREAAKGKLSGRTMEIQRLIGRALRAAIDLDKLGERTITIDCDVIQADGGTRTTSISGGFIALALAMKKLLKEGIIKENPIISNVAAISVGIVNNTPMLDLKYSEDSIAEVDMNIIMNGKGEFVEVQGTGEEATYTRAQLNQLIDLAEEGIKDIIEIQNKIIGE; from the coding sequence ATGCAAGTAAAAGAAATGATAATTGAAGAAGACATGAGAAGTTTAAAATTGAGAGAAGATGCTAGAAATACAAATGAGCTAAGACAGATAAAAGTTACAAAAGATTTTAATATCTATGCAGAAGGTTCAGTTTTAATGGAGTTTGGAAATACAAAAGTAATTTGTACTGCAAGTGTTAGTGAAAAAGTTCCTCCATTTTTAAAAAATCAAGGAAAAGGATGGCTTACAGCTGAATATTCAATGCTTCCAAGAGCAACTGGAGAAAGAAATACAAGAGAAGCTGCAAAGGGAAAATTAAGTGGAAGAACTATGGAGATACAAAGATTAATAGGAAGAGCTTTAAGAGCTGCTATTGATCTTGATAAGTTAGGTGAGAGAACTATAACTATAGATTGTGATGTTATTCAAGCAGATGGTGGAACAAGAACTACATCTATTTCAGGTGGATTTATAGCTTTAGCACTAGCTATGAAAAAACTATTAAAAGAGGGAATTATAAAAGAAAATCCAATAATTTCAAATGTTGCAGCTATCAGTGTAGGTATAGTTAATAATACTCCTATGCTTGATTTAAAATATTCAGAAGATTCAATAGCAGAAGTTGACATGAATATTATAATGAATGGAAAAGGAGAATTTGTAGAAGTTCAAGGAACAGGAGAAGAAGCTACTTATACGAGAGCACAATTAAATCAATTAATTGATCTTGCAGAAGAAGGAATAAAAGATATTATTGAAATTCAAAATAAAATAATAGGAGAGTAA
- the rdgB gene encoding RdgB/HAM1 family non-canonical purine NTP pyrophosphatase produces the protein MKVFLATGNKHKVDEIKAIFSGVKDIEIYSIKDGIEIPEVVEDGQTFEENSAKKAMEIAKYTNMITIADDSGLCVDALNGAPGVYSARFSAEGTDEANNKKLMEVMKNEKNRKCKFVSVVTLGKPDGRVYSFRGEVEGELLYEPKGNKGFGYDPYFNVKEYGKTLAEMPEIKNKISHRAMALKKLELELNDILTDKK, from the coding sequence ATGAAAGTATTTTTAGCAACTGGTAATAAACATAAAGTTGATGAAATAAAAGCTATATTTTCAGGAGTAAAAGATATAGAAATCTATTCGATTAAAGATGGAATAGAAATTCCAGAAGTAGTAGAAGATGGGCAAACATTTGAAGAAAATTCGGCAAAAAAAGCTATGGAAATAGCAAAATATACTAATATGATTACAATAGCAGATGATTCTGGACTATGTGTTGATGCTTTAAATGGAGCACCTGGAGTTTATTCAGCAAGATTTTCAGCTGAGGGAACAGATGAAGCTAATAATAAAAAGCTTATGGAAGTAATGAAAAATGAAAAAAATAGAAAATGTAAATTTGTAAGTGTTGTTACTCTAGGTAAGCCAGATGGAAGAGTTTACTCTTTTAGAGGTGAAGTAGAGGGAGAACTGTTATATGAGCCAAAAGGAAATAAAGGATTTGGCTATGATCCATATTTTAATGTTAAAGAATATGGTAAAACTTTAGCTGAAATGCCTGAAATTAAAAATAAAATTAGCCATAGAGCTATGGCATTAAAAAAATTAGAATTGGAATTAAATGATATATTAACAGATAAAAAATAG
- a CDS encoding YczE/YyaS/YitT family protein, protein MNVNYLKKYSLWILTVIINSFGNFLMIKSEMGSGPWIAASMGISKSTNIPIGLCTIMLNIGIYIPIMIISRKFDIPRLIGSFFVAFIFGKFLDFFLVAFNWIGTTNIIGRIVIFLLGDLILTAGISMYLRVNIALNPFDQFLQTVNEFLISDIRKANLVYLGVPLLMATILGIYNGFYFRGIGVGTIFMFFLNGIFIKFYHNHIVIPNHILNPRQYIKK, encoded by the coding sequence ATGAATGTGAACTATCTTAAAAAATATTCTCTTTGGATACTGACTGTTATTATAAATTCATTTGGTAATTTTTTAATGATAAAAAGTGAAATGGGTAGTGGTCCGTGGATTGCAGCTAGTATGGGTATATCAAAATCTACTAATATCCCAATTGGCCTATGTACTATTATGCTAAATATAGGGATTTATATTCCAATTATGATAATTAGTCGCAAATTTGATATTCCTAGACTTATTGGATCATTTTTTGTAGCTTTTATATTTGGAAAATTTCTTGATTTTTTTCTTGTTGCATTCAATTGGATAGGAACTACCAATATTATTGGACGAATTGTTATTTTCTTATTAGGAGATCTCATACTAACAGCAGGTATTTCAATGTATTTAAGAGTAAATATTGCACTAAATCCATTTGATCAATTTTTACAAACTGTAAATGAGTTTTTAATATCAGATATTAGAAAAGCTAATTTAGTATATTTAGGAGTTCCTCTTCTCATGGCAACTATTTTAGGTATTTATAATGGGTTTTATTTTAGAGGAATTGGCGTTGGTACCATATTTATGTTTTTCTTAAATGGTATTTTTATTAAATTTTATCATAATCACATTGTCATACCTAATCATATATTAAATCCAAGACAATACATAAAAAAATAG